TGGCCCGCCAGCCCGGCCCCTGCAGATCCCCGAGGGCAAGCTCGAGGTCGAGTGCCCCCTGCGGTGGCTGCGTGGCGCTGGCGCGGTCACCTGCGCCGAGTAGCCCGATCAGGGCGATCACGAGCGTCAGCCAGGACCTCATTCGCCGAGCCGTCGCGGCGTGCGCGGCCGGGCGCACTGTTGCACGACCACCATGGCATCAGCCTAGCCCACTCCCTCGAGGCGAGCGAGCGAGCGACTGACCCGCGGCAAGCGGCCCACTAGCCTTCGCCCGGCGCGTAGCGCGGCAGCAGGCGCGTCGCCTGGCGGTTGATCAGGAAGGACACGGCGAAGGACGCGAGCGTGGAGGCCACCAGCACCACCACGAAGATACTCACCCCGCCAAAGGCCGCACCTAGCCTCGGAAACAGGCCCGTCTGGGTGGCGATCTGGCTGAGGAAGGCCGCCATCAGGCCGAAGTAGGACCAGCTCATGAAGTAGTAGTGCGATGAGATGTTCCTGCGAGCGATGGCGATGAAGCCGGGCACGATGGCGCCGAGGGACATGAGGGCGAAGGCGTGGAAGAGGTTCGGCTTGCCGGACATCTCGTAGGTGCTGAGCGCCGACGCGTTCACCACCAGCATCGCCAAGAGGTAGACGAATCCCACCAGACGATGGGTGGGCGTGCCCTTGCGGGTCAGGAAGATCGCCGGTCCGGCGATGAGGGCCACGGCGGCCAGGATCACGTGGGCACGGCCGAGCCAATGATCGGCCCAGAACCAGTCGATTAGCGTCA
This Pseudomonadota bacterium DNA region includes the following protein-coding sequences:
- a CDS encoding DUF2306 domain-containing protein; the protein is MTLIDWFWADHWLGRAHVILAAVALIAGPAIFLTRKGTPTHRLVGFVYLLAMLVVNASALSTYEMSGKPNLFHAFALMSLGAIVPGFIAIARRNISSHYYFMSWSYFGLMAAFLSQIATQTGLFPRLGAAFGGVSIFVVVLVASTLASFAVSFLINRQATRLLPRYAPGEG